A single region of the Brachypodium distachyon strain Bd21 chromosome 3, Brachypodium_distachyon_v3.0, whole genome shotgun sequence genome encodes:
- the LOC100841744 gene encoding (S)-beta-macrocarpene synthase, giving the protein MAPAVQGDRAGQEKEMKGTFHPCLWGDFFLTYQPPTSAQEPQMLEKAEILKEQVRGLLKDSKEIPTMLDLIMSIERLGLDYHYEKEISQLLDVVFSSGHDDNNLHLVALRFYLLRKHRYDVSPDVFRKFQDKNGSFGDSDAASLLSLYNAAHLRFHGEEILDEAISFTRKRLLGVIEQLESPFAEEVSSALVTPLFKRVKILESRSYITYYGKEATRNEALLELAKLNFNLQQLIFCKELKEVTLWWSQLYSRTNLSFVRDRVVETYFWMNGATYKPQYSYARMLATKITAFITIIDDIFDTYGTTEESMQLKAAIDRSDESATNLLPEYMKDFYLYLLELYKSVEEHLGPEKSYRVFYLKEAMKQLVHMYSEEIKWRDGNYVPTLSEHLKVSMISIGNVMVACAFFVGMDDIPTVNTYKWVLNDTTLMKSFGIFVRLINDLVSTKREQTADHIASTVQCYMKDHGTTKEVACEKLKELAEYSWKDTLQLSLAPTDLPVAVPQMVLDLSKASGYIYKYNDAFTTSGTVKDTIRMIFAEPIE; this is encoded by the exons ATGGCTCCAGCAGTGCAAGGAGATCGTGCTGGTCAGGAGAAGGAGATGAAGGGAACGTTTCACCCTTGTCTGTGGGGTGATTTCTTCCTTACTTACCAGCCGCCGACTTCAGCGCAG GAACCTCAGATGCTAGAAAAGGCTGAAATATTAAAGGAACAAGTAAGGGGGCTGTTAAAAGATTCAAAGGAAATACCAACAATGTTAGACCTCATAATGTCGATCGAGCGGCTTGGTTTGGACTACCACTACGAGAAGGAGATCAGCCAGCTACTGGATGTTGTCTTCAGCTCTGGCCATGATGACAATAATCTACACTTGGTCGCACTCCGGTTTTATCTTCTACGGAAACATAGATATGACGTGTCACCCG ATGTATTTCGCAAATTTCAAGACAAAAATGGAAGTTTTGGTGACTCTGATGCAGCAAGTTTGCTAAGTTTATATAATGCGGCACATCTGAGGTTTCATGGGGAGGAAATACTTGATGAGGCAATCTCTTTCACTAGAAAACGCCTTCTGGGTGTAATAGAACAGTTGGAATCACCATTCGCAGAGGAAGTGTCTTCAGCCCTTGTTACACCTCTTTTTAAAAGGGTTAAAATATTGGAATCAAGAAGTTACATAACATATTACGGAAAAGAGGCTACACGAAATGAAGCCTTATTGGAGCTTGCAAAACTGAATTTTAACCTTCAGCAACTTATTTTCTGCAAGGAGTTAAAAGAGGTCACACT GTGGTGGAGTCAGCTGTACAGCAGAACTAATTTGAGTTTTGTTAGAGACAGAGTAGTAGAAACGTATTTCTGGATGAATGGGGCAACCTACAAACCTCAATATTCTTATGCACGAATGCTAGCAACGAAGATCACAGCTTTCATTACCATAATAGATGACATATTTGACACATATGGCACCACTGAAGAGAGCATGCAACTTAAGGCGGCAATTGACAG GTCGGATGAAAGTGCAACAAATCTACTTCCAGAATACATGAAGGATTTCTACTTATATTTATTGGAGTTATATAAGTCTGTTGAAGAACACTTAGGACCTGAGAAGAGCTACCGTGTGTTTTATCTAAAAGAAGCG ATGAAGCAATTAGTTCACATGTATAGCGAGGAAATAAAATGGCGTGACGGGAACTATGTGCCAACATTGAGCGAGCATCTTAAAGTTTCGATGATAAGCATCGGAAATGTCATGGTAGCATGTGCTTTTTTTGTTGGAATGGACGACATACCAACGGTGAATACTTACAAGTGGGTTTTGAATGATACAACACTTATGAAATCTTTTGGTATATTTGTGCGGCTCATAAATGATCTCGTATCAACAAAG CGTGAGCAAACAGCAGACCATATTGCCTCTACTGTCCAATGTTACATGAAGGACCATGGGACGACTAAGGAGGTTGCATGTGAAAAGTTAAAAGAACTTGCTGAGTATTCATGGAAGGATACATTGCAGCTTTCTCTTGCGCCGACGGATCTTCCCGTGGCCGTGCCACAAATGGTACTTGACCTCTCAAAGGCTTCAGGATACATATACAAGTACAACGACGCGTTCACTACTTCAGGCACAGTCAAAGACACGATAAGGATGATCTTTGCCGAGCCCATTGAATAG
- the LOC100842044 gene encoding (S)-beta-macrocarpene synthase, translated as MAAATANGVCAGVQHQQEIKSTFHPCLWGEFFNTFQPPLQAQQPQMLERAEVLKEQVRTMLNDSKEIPKTLDLIMSIERLGLDYHYEKEISQQLDVVFNSDHDDGNLHVVSLRFYLLRKHRYTVSPDVFRKFQDKEGNFIDSDTASLLSLYNAAHLRIHNEEILDEAISFTRKRLQGALEQLESPFAEEVSAALVTPVFKRVGIIEARSYITYYGKEATRNETLLELAKVNFNLQQLNFCKELKEVTLWWKELYGRSNLSFVRDRIVETYFWMNGATYKPQYSYARMLATKITGFITIIDDIFDTYGTTEESMQLKAAIGRWDESATDLLPEYMKDFYLYLLELYNSVEEHLGPEKSYRVFYLKEAMKQLVHMYSEEIKWRDNGNYVPTMSEHLKVSLISIGNVMVACAFFVGMDEIPTVDTYKWVLNDTTLMNSFGIFIRLTNDLVSTKREQTADHIASTVQCYMKDHGTTKEVACEKLKELAEYSWKDTLQLALAPTDLPVAVPQMVLDLAKASENIYRYNDAFTTSETVRDTIRIIFTEPIEQMYEATNL; from the exons ATGGCAGCAGCAACGGCAAATGGAGTTTGCGCCGGCGTCCAGCACCAGCAGGAGATCAAGAGCACTTTCCACCCGTGTCTCTGGGGCGAATTCTTCAATACTTTCCAGCCGCCGCTTCAAGCCCAG CAACCTCAGATGCTAGAAAGGGCTGAAGTGTTGAAGGAACAAGTAAGGACGATGTTAAATGATTCAAAGGAAATACCAAAAACATTAGACCTCATAATGTCGATAGAGCGGCTTGGTTTGGACTACCACTACGAGAAGGAGATCAGCCAGCAACTGGATGTTGTTTTCAACTCTGACCACGACGATGGTAATCTACACGTGGTCTCGCTCCGGTTTTATCTTCTACGAAAACATAGATACACCGTGTCACCAG ATGTATTTCGTAAATTCCAAGACAAGGAAGGAAATTTCATTGACTCTGATACAGCAAGTTTGCTGAGTTTATATAATGCTGCACATCTGAGGATTCATAATGAGGAAATACTTGATGAGGCAATCTCTTTCACTAGAAAACGCCTTCAGGGTGCATTGGAGCAGTTGGAATCACCATTCGCAGAGGAAGTGTCTGCAGCCCTCGTTACACCTGTTTTTAAAAGAGTTGGAATAATAGAAGCAAGAAGTTACATAACGTATTATGGAAAAGAGGCTACACGAAATGAAACCTTATTGGAGCTTGCAAAAGTGAATTTTAACCTTCAGCAACTTAATTTCTGCAAGGAGTTAAAAGAGGTCACATT GTGGTGGAAGGAGCTGTACGGCAGGTCAAACTTGAGTTTTGTTAGAGACAGAATAGTAGAGACATATTTTTGGATGAATGGGGCGACCTACAAACCTCAATATTCTTACGCCCGAATGCTAGCGACGAAGATCACGGGTTTCATTACCATAATAGATGACATATTTGACACATATGGCACCACCGAAGAGAGCATGCAACTTAAGGCAGCAATTGGCAG GTGGGATGAAAGTGCAACAGATCTTCTTCCAGAATACATGAAGGATTTCTACTTATATTTGTTGGAGTTATATAATTCTGTTGAGGAGCACTTAGGACCCGAGAAGAGCTACCGTGTGTTTTATCTAAAAGAAGCG ATGAAGCAATTAGTTCACATGTACAGTGAGGAAATAAAATGGCGTGATAATGGAAACTATGTGCCAACCATGAGCGAGCATCTAAAAGTTTCACTGATAAGTATCGGAAATGTCATGGTTGCGTGTGCTTTTTTTGTTGGAATGGATGAGATACCAACGGTGGATACTTACAAGTGGGTTTTGAACGACACAACACTTATGAACTCTTTTGGTATATTTATACGGCTCACCAATGATCTCGTATCAACAAAG CGCGAGCAAACAGCGGACCACATTGCCTCTACTGTCCAGTGTTACATGAAGGACCACGGGACGACAAAGGAGGTTGCATGTGAAAAGCTAAAAGAACTTGCCGAGTACTCATGGAAAGATACACTACAACTTGCTCTTGCGCCGACAGATCTCCCAGTGGCTGTGCCACAAATGGTGCTTGACCTTGCAAAGGCTTCAGAAAATATCTACAGGTACAACGACGCGTTCACTACTTCAGAGACAGTGAGGGACACGATAAGGATTATCTTTACCGAGCCAATTGAGCAGATGTATGAGGCTACCAACTTATAA